From a single Plasmodium yoelii strain 17X genome assembly, chromosome: 9 genomic region:
- a CDS encoding syntaxin, putative codes for MSYSNTRKKTGNQMPQRSGYNNYEFNDEIQNAIGVIQSYTSKISRINSDEECSIENSEKVQELVQNGKIKIEEIQQKLKKYSRNIESLPQNEKIRIKLVMQKLSASYMKAVDNFQKASKNYINKTAINDMSNKNNRRYRNEEYDGYNNFSRKSNFNYDSNRDKLDVNIYDYNFYENEDSDTFYKNGPNFEHENLETGFSKKKNYNNKKYKNNIFSGDNKNDINEHLLQNNEEYLENEKNEYYNDKQFVSINTTDIEHEILNQKNKEIKKLHGDIINIQELYKELFDQVNIQGETIDNIDSQMVTTHDNIMMSGREIEITRNRYSTSIRCISYLFIILIILVIIILVTFKII; via the exons atgtCATATTCCAACACGCGGAAAAAAACTGGTAACCAAATGCCCCAGAGAAGTGGTTACAACAATTATGAATTTAATGACGAAATTCAAAATGCAATAGGAGTTATACAATCTTATACTTCCAAAATTTCAAGAATA AATAGTGATGAAGAGTGTTCTATAGAAAACTCGGAGAAAGt GCAAGAATTGGTGCAAAatggtaaaataaaaatagaagaAATACAACAGAAATTGAAAAAGTACTCTAGAAATATAGAAAGTCTTCCGCAAAATGAGAAG ATTCGTATAAAGCTAGTTATGCAGAAGCTGTCTGCCTCATATATGAAAGCAGTTGATAATTTTCAAAAGGCatcaaaaaattatataaataaaacagcAATAAATGATATgtctaataaaaataataggaGATATAGAAATGAAGAATATGATGGATATAACAACTTTTCGCGAAAAtctaattttaattatgatTCAAATAGAGATAAATTAgatgttaatatttatgattataatttttatgaaaatgaagatagtgatacattttataaaaacGGACCAAATTTTGAACATGAAAATTTAGAAACTGGgtttagtaaaaaaaaaaattataataataaaaaatataaaaataatatattttcaggagataataaaaatgatataaatgaacatttattacaaaataatgaagaatatttagaaaatgaaaaaaatgaatattataatgataaaCAATTTGTATCGATAAATACTACAGATATTGAACATGAGAtattaaatcaaaaaaataaagaaataaaaaaattacatggtgatataataaatattcaagAATTATATAAAGAGTTATTTGATCAAGTAAATATTCAAGGTGAAACTATTGATAATATAGATTCTCAAATGGTTACCACTCATGATAATATTATGATGTCTGGTCGTGAAATTGAAATTACTAGAAATAGATATTCTACAAGTATTCGATGTATTAGttatctttttattattttaataattttggtAATAATCATTTTGGTAACTTTTaagattatataa
- a CDS encoding thioredoxin-like mero protein, putative has protein sequence MAKLYLLFLFAIHLCSSFIRSSILESIKHNLQIVNNQNFNTVINKFRNEKVFFILFFKNSNKDIKNVIKNYDHVAEKFKGIITLCAIDCDSNSRLCEDELSLYVPEYKSSNTHHLLVYPINPMPKFEFKDEINEANVKKYTYLIPSKIDIIKETKDYNIFLSKHENMPKVLIFSNKKKPNYVLNALSNSFNKKLLFCYINNELDELVKKYNIKTFPSIIMLKKNKVVDTYKGKNNFINMFDWLNIHSETFVMGGGFDISPGKTNYKPWKFEAVPKFTKLSHGDICFKQTDKGLCVIYLKEGDKLDKSEEEMLITLKEKFKPQMSGRGVNFRYMWIDIATETNFRSLFELKKYPSVVVFNPHKRIRYAKINDDLIATKEHIEKLLEKISGGDAKFTMLKGQTLPEFVLNENEDTSPGKDEL, from the exons atggCCAAGCtatatcttctttttttatttgctaTCCATTTATGTAGCTCTTTTATTAGATCATCAATATTAGAATCAATCAAACATAATCTTCAAATTGTtaataatcaaaattttaacacagtaataaataaattcagAAATGAaaaagttttttttatattattttttaaaaattcaaataaagatataaaaaatgttataaaaaattatgaccaTGTTGCAGAAAAATTTAAAGGAATAATAACATTGTGTGCAATAGACTGTGATTCAAATTCTCGATTATGTGAAGATGAATTATCCTTATATGTACCAGAATATAAAAGTAGCAATACACATCATCTTTTAGTATATCCAATAAATCCAATGCCtaaatttgaatttaaagatgaaataaatgaagcaaatgtaaaaaaatatacttatCTTATACCATCAAAAATTGATATAATTAAAGAAACCAaagattataatatttttctttcaaAACATGAAAATATGCCCAAAGTTTTAATTTtcagtaataaaaaaaaacctaATTATGTTCTTAATGCTTTGAGTAAtagttttaataaaaaattattgttttgttatattaataatgaacTTGATGAATTagtcaaaaaatataacattaaaaCATTTCCATCTATaattatgttaaaaaaaaataaagtagtAGATACATATAAAggaaaaaacaattttataaatatgtttgatTGGTTAAATATACATTCAGAAACTTTTGTTATGGGTGGTGGATTTGATATATCACCAGGAAAAACTAACTATAAACCATGGAAATTTGAAGCCGTACCAAAATTTACAAAACTATCACATGGTGATATATGTTTTAAACAAACAGACAAAGGTTTgtgtgttatatatttgaaaGAAGGAGACAAATTAGATAAATCTGAAGAAGAAATGCTCATTAccttaaaagaaaaattcaAACCACAGATGAGTGGACG CGGTGTAAATTTCCGATATATGTGGATTGATATAGCTACTGAAACAAACTTTCGATCACTTTtcgaattaaaaaaatatccatCTGTTGTTGTTTTTAATCCACATAAAAGAATTAGATATGCAAAAATCAATGATGATTTAATAGCTACAAAAGAacatatagaaaaattattagaaaaaatatcaGGAGGTGATGCTAAATTTACTATGTTAAAAGGACAAACACTACCTGAATTTGTTCTCAATGAAAATGAGGATACTTCACCTGGAAAAGACGAATTATAA